CGCGATCACCGGCCAGAAGCCGCAGCTGCGTCGCGCGAAGAAGTCCATCGCGAACTTCAAGCTCCGCGAAGGCATGCCGATCGGCGCGAAGGTGACCCTGCGCGGCGACCGCATGTGGGAGTTCCTGGATCGTCTGCTGACCGTGGCGCTGCCGCGTATTCGCGACTTCCGCGGTCTGAACGACAAGCAGTTCGACGGCAACGGTAACTACACCTTCGGCCTGTCCGAGCAGACCATGTTCTACGAGATTGACATCGACAAGATCGATCGCGTGCGCGGCATGGACATCACGCTCGTGACCACCGCCACGAACGACGACGAGGGTCGCGCTCTGCTGACGCACCTCGGCTTCCCGTTCGCGGACAAGGACGGCAAGATGAAGCGCGCTTAAGCTTCGGCTTGCGTTCAGGCGCCCCTGGTTCTTCTTGAACCGGGGGCGCTTTCGTTTGTCGAATACCGCAAGACAGCGGTAAGGGGGCTGGTTAGGCGCCGGAATAGACGCTGAAACGCTCCGCGGTGATATCGCCGATGAGCACGGTGTTCGTCTCCCGCGCGAGTTGCACCGCCATGGAGGTCACGTCCTTTGTCGTAGCCACCGCGGTAAACCCGGCGGCCGCCGCGGCGCGCATCACTTCAAAGGTCACGCGAGTGTCCAGGGTGAGGGTGCGGTTGGCGGGAAGGGTGTCGTCGATAAGCAATCGCCCGGAGATTTTCTGTACCGCGTTGACGGGGTTGATGTCTTGGCGCGCGATATCGCCGGCGACAGCGGTGATCAGGTCGCGGGAGCGATGCTTAGCGACGACCCCCGGCACCGCAAACACCTCATCCGGGTCAATTGGCGCGAACTCGACACGCACGTTGAGCCGCACGGCGAGTTCACGCACCCGCTGTTCGGCGGAGATCCCGCAGGCCTGCGCGGGGATCGGGTCGATGAACTGCGGGGCGGTGGTGGGGCGCGCGAGATCGATGTCGAGTAGGTTGTAGGTGTTCTCTCCGCCGACCGCGCCTTCGCAGTAACGGGCGGTGACGACGTCGTTTGCGCCTCCGATAAGCCCCTGCGTGAGTAGCACGCCGTGGGCGAGTTCGATGTCGTGGCCCGGGGTGCGCAACAAGTGGGCGATCTCACGTCCGCCGGCGCGGATCTCTAGTGGCTCTTCGGCCTCCACCTGTCCCGCGCGGGTGTCGCGGGTGCCGTCGGCGGCAATCTTGGTTACAGCGAAGCTGCGCTTGGTCCGGCTCATTGCAACGATGCTAGCGCTTGCCGACGATATCCAAACCCGCAGCCTGCTTACCTGTGACGATAGTGGTTATCCACAGGGGGCAAAACCGAAATTCCACAAGTTTGATGGGTCGTGTCGTGGCGGTTGGTTATAACTACAGGCACACATCCGAAAACATATTGGGGAAGGGGTGGGTGCGTCCGATGCGTACCGAAGACAAGATCAAACAACGAGTGCAGAAACTGCTCAACCAGGCCGCCGACAGGGAGGGCACGCCGGAAGGCGACGCATTCTACGCCCGGGCCTTCGAGCTCATGGCGCAGTACGGCTACGACGAACGCGATTTAGGTAACCCGGATGCTGGGGACGCCCTGGGCAAACGTGAGTACGACTTCCGCGGGGCGTACACCGACATGCAGGCGACGTTGCTGCATGCCATCTCCGGGGCCTTGCACTGCACCGGGTTCACGCAGCGGGTGTACAACTCCACGCGGGTCAAAGACGCCGTTATCTTCGGCCTCGAGCGGCACCTGGATCGCGTCGACTTGCTTTACGCGCTGCTGCTGCCGGTGATGCTCGCTGAATCCCAAAAGATCCGCGCGACGAGTTTCGCCGAGTCCACGGTGGTGATGCGCCGATCATTCATGGAGGGGTTCGCGTCCAGCATCGCGGCACGTCTGACCAAAGCCGAAAACAATGCTGGGCAGGAAGACGGCGAATACGCGCTCGTGCTTATCGACGACGCCGCCAAGGCCGAGCAAGCCCGCGCCAAGTTCGTCGAGGAACAGGGCTATATTCTCTCCCCGCACGCAACGAACCGGTCCTTCGACCCGGATGCGTACTTAAGCGGGCACGCGGCGGGGGAGAACTCGGACCTGGGGCAAACGCGGGTGCAGGCGAGACCGGCGCTGCCGTTCTGACGGGGCGAGGGGTCGTCGATAAGCAATTTGGCGCTGGGGGATTGAGCAGGTAGGTTATTCGGTCGGACTTGTGCGCCGAGTGTTCGGCGTGCTCAAGCCGAGAAGTACATCTGAACATCCAACTTTGTTGCAGGCCCCCCGCCAAGATGCGGACCGCGTGCAAGGGAGGCGGCGAGCGGCCCACGCTATTGAGCATGGGCAGCGTGAGTAGCCCCCGAGAGACCACGCGGAAAACGCGACCGAAAACGCTCCGGAGTTATTCCGAGCGTCGCAGGTCACCCGGTGGAAGGGGAACCGTAACGAGAAAGGGAACGGTCACCACCATGACCATGACTGATCCGATCGCGGACATGCTGTCGCGCGTGCGCAACGCAACAACTGCGCAGCACGACGTCGTGTCTATGCCTTCGTCCAAGATCAAGG
Above is a genomic segment from Corynebacterium lujinxingii containing:
- the rplE gene encoding 50S ribosomal protein L5 → MTESIQNYTPRLKTRYQDEIRTKLNDQFSYENVMQIPGLTKIVVNMGVGDAARDSKVINGALEDLTAITGQKPQLRRAKKSIANFKLREGMPIGAKVTLRGDRMWEFLDRLLTVALPRIRDFRGLNDKQFDGNGNYTFGLSEQTMFYEIDIDKIDRVRGMDITLVTTATNDDEGRALLTHLGFPFADKDGKMKRA
- a CDS encoding formate dehydrogenase accessory sulfurtransferase FdhD produces the protein MSRTKRSFAVTKIAADGTRDTRAGQVEAEEPLEIRAGGREIAHLLRTPGHDIELAHGVLLTQGLIGGANDVVTARYCEGAVGGENTYNLLDIDLARPTTAPQFIDPIPAQACGISAEQRVRELAVRLNVRVEFAPIDPDEVFAVPGVVAKHRSRDLITAVAGDIARQDINPVNAVQKISGRLLIDDTLPANRTLTLDTRVTFEVMRAAAAAGFTAVATTKDVTSMAVQLARETNTVLIGDITAERFSVYSGA
- a CDS encoding DUF2786 domain-containing protein — protein: MRTEDKIKQRVQKLLNQAADREGTPEGDAFYARAFELMAQYGYDERDLGNPDAGDALGKREYDFRGAYTDMQATLLHAISGALHCTGFTQRVYNSTRVKDAVIFGLERHLDRVDLLYALLLPVMLAESQKIRATSFAESTVVMRRSFMEGFASSIAARLTKAENNAGQEDGEYALVLIDDAAKAEQARAKFVEEQGYILSPHATNRSFDPDAYLSGHAAGENSDLGQTRVQARPALPF